The genomic DNA CTTCGGGTGCGGGTTCTCGCCGTACCGGAGAGACCGGCCGTTCCTGAACTGGAAGGAGTAGGTCTCCGGGAAACCGCCGTCGAGGCCGGAGAGATAGTTCGAGATCGCGGCGTCGTAGGCGGCCGTCCGTGCAAAGACCTTCTTTGCAAGGGCAAGCCTCTCCTCGTAATCGAACCCGCCCTTCGCGACGGCCTCCTTCACCTTCGGGTAGTCGGCCGGGTCGACGACCACAGAGACGAACTTGAAGTTCTTCGCCGCCGCCCTGATCATCGCGGGGCCGCCGATGTCGATGAACTCGATGAGTTTGTCGAGGTCGAGGTGCTCGCCCGACATCTTCTCGAAGGGATAGAGGTTCACGACGACGATGTCGATCGGGTTGATGTCGAGGTCCTGCATCACCCGGGCGTCGACGTCGCGCCGGCCGAGGAGGCCGCCGTGGATGCGCGGGTGGAGGGTCTTCACCCTGCCGCCCATGATCTCGGGCGAGCCCGTGTACTCTGAGACTTCGATAAAGTCGATCCCTGCTTCTTTCAGGGCCTTTCCAGTCCCCCCGGAACTGATGATACGGTATTTGTTCTCAACAAGCGTCTGCGCAAGGTCCACGATGCCGGCCTTGTCCCAGACAGAGAGAAGTGCCCATTTCATACTGAAGATATGGGCCTCAGATCTCTTATATCTTTCAAGGGCAGGATGCAATCTCTTATCCCCCTGCCCGGTAAACGTTATTCTATGCGGGAACCTGCCGTCAAGAAGACGCTGTACTGGTGCAGGGAGTGTAACCTTCCTCTGATCGGGAAGACCTGCCGGTGCGGCGCGGCCGGCGTGGAGATCCCGATCCAGAAACCCTATGACCTCCGCCCGGCCCTCGCCCACGACCACGAGCTGTTGCGGTCCCTCCTCCTCGAACGCTACGGCACCGACCGCCTCCCCCAGGTGGTCCTCTTCAACAAGAGCAGCGGCGTCGACAGGACCGAGGTCGTCATCGCAAACGGCGTCGAGTTCGGGCGCCTCTCCTATGACCAGGCAGGGCATGCCTATACCCTGGACCTCTCGCAGGACGCTCTCCGCTTCCTCGCCCCCTTCATCACGAAGGGGGTCGTGGACATCACCGCCGAGGCCGAAGAGCAGGGGTTCGGCAACCGCCGTCTCGGCGGGAAGAAGGTGATGGTCAGGACCAACCTTTCCGACGGCCCGGTGGTCGTCAGGATGAAAGACCTCCTCGGCGTCGGCCAGCTCCATGACGGGGGCGTCAGGGTGCGGCAGATCGGGAAGGTCCAGCCCGAGTCGCCGCCAGACCCCTCGTGGGGCGAGGCGGTCCGCGTGAACGTCCCCCTCCTCAAGGACCTCGAACGCACGGCTGTCAGGTTCATCAGGCAGCACATGGACGACCGGCCCGCGGCGAACGTCTCCTTCTCGGGCGGCAAGGACAGCACGGTCTGCCTCGAACTCGCGCGACGGGCCGGGGTCAAAGATGTCTTCTCTGTCGATACGGGCCTGGAGTTTCCTGAGACCGTGGAGTTTGTCAGGCAGTCCGGGATCCCGGTCGTCATCCACGGGAACGACTTCTGGAAAGAGGTGGACAAATTCGGCCTCCCGAGAAAGGACAACCGCTGGTGCTGCGAGAGGCTCAAGCTCCAGCCTGTCAAAGACTATCTCTCCCATAAGGGTCCCTGTGTCACCGTGCAGGGGAACAGGTGGTACGAGTCCTTCTCCCGCTCCACTCTGCCGGGTGTCAT from Methanofollis sp. includes the following:
- a CDS encoding phosphoadenosine phosphosulfate reductase family protein; this translates as MREPAVKKTLYWCRECNLPLIGKTCRCGAAGVEIPIQKPYDLRPALAHDHELLRSLLLERYGTDRLPQVVLFNKSSGVDRTEVVIANGVEFGRLSYDQAGHAYTLDLSQDALRFLAPFITKGVVDITAEAEEQGFGNRRLGGKKVMVRTNLSDGPVVVRMKDLLGVGQLHDGGVRVRQIGKVQPESPPDPSWGEAVRVNVPLLKDLERTAVRFIRQHMDDRPAANVSFSGGKDSTVCLELARRAGVKDVFSVDTGLEFPETVEFVRQSGIPVVIHGNDFWKEVDKFGLPRKDNRWCCERLKLQPVKDYLSHKGPCVTVQGNRWYESFSRSTLPGVIVNPFNPLQLNISPIRNWRALEVFLYLWWRKVPYNPLYEMGYERVGCYLCPAMLESEAARTREIHPDLAGHWEEYLVSWAKKKGLSRRYIDLGLWRWENPPPKMCELAGRCGVSVSKKRQKS